Genomic DNA from Methylocystis sp. MJC1:
CGCTAAGGGGTGGGAGAACCGGGCAGCGTTACAGGTCTCGTTCGACCGGCGCGAGCTCAACATTCTGTTCAATCTTTACGGCGCGAAGGTCGCCGCCGGCGAATGGCGGGATTACGCGCTCGACTTCACGCCTGCCAAGGCGGTCTTTTCGATCTTCCGCCGAAGCAGCGAAGCGCCTCTCTATCGAATCGAAAAGAATCCCGAGCTGGCGCGCAAGCAGGGCGCCTATGCGGTGATCGCCGCGGGCGGGCTCGTCATGCGGCGCGGGCATGACCTCGCGCGCGTCCTGCGCGTGCTCGACAAGAGCCTGCGAATCGTCGGCGCCGAATAGATAAAAAAAGCCCCGCTCGAGGCGGGGCTTTTCCGGAGCGGGCTAAGGCCCTTGCAACGTTATTAGTCGTTGCGTTGCCCGAAGAGGTAAAGCAGCGACTGGAACATGTTGATGAAGTCGAGGTAGAGCGACAGCGCGCCAAAGACGCTCTTCTTCTGCGCGACTTCGTAACCGTCGCCTTCGTAGTACATGTCCTTGATGTTCTGCGTGTCCCAGGCGGTGAGGCCCGAGAAGATCAGCACGGACAGGATCGACAGCGCGAACTGAAGGCCGCTCGACTGCAGGAACAGGTTGACGAGGCCGGCGATGACGAGACCCCAAACGCCCATGACCAGGAAAGAGCCGAAGGCCGAGAGGTCGCGCTTCGTCATATAGCCGTAGATGCTGAGACCGCCGAAGGCCGCCGCCGTGATGAAGAAGACGCGGGCCACCGATACGCCGGTGTAGACCAGCAGGATCGACGACATGGACAGGCCCATCACCGCCGAGAAGGCGAGGAACAGGTTACGCGCCGTAGCCCCCGACATGGCCTGGGCGCGCGCGCCGATAAAGAAGACGAAGGCGAGCGGCGAGAGCATCACCACCCAGCGAAGCGGCGAGAGATAGAGCGCCTGCCCGAAGGGCGACAAGGCCACCAGCTTGCCCCCGGCAAACTGCGGATTGGCAAGCATGAAGGTGCCGAGCGCCACAAGGCCCGTCACGGCCAAGCCGAGCGTCATATAATTGTAGACGCCAAGCATATAGGCGCGCAGGCCCGCGTCGATCTCGGCCGTGGTCGACCGGGCGACCCCGCGGCCGTAGCCGAAGTTCGAGTTACGGTCGTAATAAGACATAGCGATCCTCTCGATCTCCCAAGGCGGGCGCGGACGGATTTCCGACCATCGCTCGTAGCCTCAACCATTATGGCTCACTGCAATATGGCTTGGCCCGATTTGGGTGGCAAGGCGCGCCTGGATGAACTCTTGTTAAGGTGGTGCGAGGATTAATGGAAAGTAGAGAACGAGCTGGCGTCGCGCCCCTCGTCAGGGGACGCCCCGGATCCGTCATTGCGAGCGGAGCGAAGCAATCCAGGGCAGCGATCGCGGCGCTGGATTGCTTCGTCCTTTGCTCCTCGCAGTGATGGTTGTGCCGCCAGTTCTGGCGTTTTTTGTGCGGGCGCGAAGGCAGCAAGCCCCGTGCCAGGAACCCGCGACTTTCCTCGCAAGCCCGCGCGTCCTGGCGGTTTCAGCACGAAAAACGCGCGGTCGGCCATGGTGCGAAGCCGCATAGATGACCGATTGTCGCACCCTTGCCGTTCAACCGGATTACGCTAACATCGAGGTAAGGGCGTCGCCCGGCTTCCCGCCGGGGCGGCGGGGATTGCGCGGCGCAATGCAGATATCCCGAGGCGCGTGTCCTTGCCGCATGAAGATCAGGAGGAGTAGATGAGTGACGACGCTTCGACCTCGTTGCACTGCTACATGAAGCCGCTCAGACTTCTGGCGGCTGTCGGCGCTTTGGCTTTCCTGGGGCTCCCCGCTGCGCCGGCCGAGGCGCATGGGCGCCTTGGCGCCGCCGAAGGCCGCTGCCGGCTGTTCATCGGCCCCGACATCATGAACTTCACCGGCTACTTGCCGGAGGCCTCGAAAAACGAGTTTTGCGAGGACATCCCCGCGACTGGCCCGATGATCATGGTGCTCGACGCGGAGCAGCAAGAGCTCCGCGACATGAAGATTGAATTACGCATCGTCAAGGATGTGGGCGGTGCGGAGAAGGAGAGCGAGAATCTCGACGCCGTGACCGTCGCCTACCAGCCGCCCAAGGTCTATCCGACCGGCACGGTGAACTTCGAGCACACGTTCAAGGAGGGCGGCTATTTCGTCGGCATCGTCACTGTGACCGGCGACCATGGCGAGCAATGGATGTCGCGCTTTCCTTTCTCGGTGGATCGCAGCTTCATGCGGGATCTGCCCGTCTATCTGACGCTTGGCCTTGGCGTCGTCGCGGCTTTCCTCATCTATCTCGTGCATCGCGGCCGCAAGCCGCCGCCGCAGATCTTGACGGCCGCTGCGGCTTTCAAGACGCCGCCGCTACCGGCGATGGACGGCCCCGAGCCCGAACTCGAAACTGACCCATCCCCGGAGGCTTCCGGCGAGGAGGCGACGGCGGAAACCAACGGGAAAAAAGCCGAGGACGGCGACGACCCCGATAAATACAGAACCGCCGCCGAATAAGGCCGCAAGCAATTGAGAAGTCCGCCGTTAGACGGCGGGCTTTCCACGCCTATTCGTCGCCGCCGTCGATCTGCCGGCCCATGATGGCGATGGCTCTTTCATAGACTGAGGCGGCGTTCCAGGCCTGAATCGCCGCGAAGTTCGGCTCTCCCGGCTGATAGCCCGCTCCTGCGCGCCAGCCATGCGCATGCAGAAAATTCGCCGTGGACGTCAGCGCCGCCGAAGCGTTGTCGAGATTGCCGACGCCATATTGCAGGATATTCTTGGGCAAGAACTGCGTCTGGCCGATCTCGCCATGCATGGAGCCGCGGGCGCTGGGGGACAATCTTCCATTGTCGATCAGCTCCAGGGCGGCGTAGAGCTGGTCGGTGAAATATTCCGACCGGCGGCAGTCATAGGCGAGCGTCGCCACGGCGGAGAGCGCATGCTGATTGCCATGCACGGCGCCGAAACCCGTCTCCATGCCCCAAATCGCCAAAAGTGGCCCCGGCGGCACGCCATAGCGGCTCTGGATCGAGGAGAAGAGGGCGGCCTGCGAACGCTTGAGCTGCCGTCCGCGCGCGACGATGGCCGAGGCCCCGCGCTTCGTCATGAAGGCTTCAAGCGATAGATGAAAGCTCTTCTGGCCCCGATCGGCGCCGATCGTCGCGGAATTGTAGTGGGTGTCCATGAGGGCGTCGACGCCCGAGGCGCCGACGCGTCCGCGCGCTTCCTCGGCGAACGCCTGTTTCCACGACTCGAAGCCGCCCGCGCCATTGCCGCATCTCGCCGCCTGAGCCGGCGCGGCTGCGGCGAGCGCGCCAAATACAAGCGCCGCCGCCAAAAGCTTTGCGGCGGCGCGGCTTGTCGGTAAATTCTTCATCGGCCTCCTCCTCGGGCTCTCCGAAAACGTCAGGAGCCTAATCAATTTTGACAATGCGGCAAGCTTACGAGCATGCGCTCGAATGTTCGTATATTGTTCTTGCACGATCAAGCCCCGATCGTTAATTTGGCTCCGTTTCAGGCAGGTTTTTTAGGAGCCTTGCTCATGGCGGTCAGGTTAGCGACGGTCGCTTTTGAAGGCGTCGAGGCGCGCCCGGTCGATGTCCAGGTGCAGATTGCCCCCGGCTCTGTGGTGTTCAATGTCGTCGGCCTTGGCGACAAGGCCGTGGCCGAATCGCGCGAGCGGGTGCGGGCGGCGCTCATCGCCTCCGGCCTCGCTCTGCCCGCCAAGCGCATAACCGTGAATCTTGCTCCCGCCGACATGCCCAAGGAAGGCAGTCATTATGATCTGCCCATTGCGCTCGGGGTCATGGCGGCCATCGGCGCCATCCCGCCCGATGCGCTGGAAGGCTTTGTCGTCCTTGGCGAGCTTGCGCTCGACGGGACGCTCACCCCCGTCGCCGGCGTGCTCCCTGCGGCGGTGGCGGCCAATGCGCGCGGGCAGGGGCTGATTTGCCCCAAGGAATGCGGGCCGGAAGCGGCCTGGGCCTCGGCAGAGATGGAGGTGCTCGCGCCACGCTCGCTCATTCAACTCGTCAACCACGTCAAAGGAACGCAGGCGTTGGCCCGGCCCGAGCCGGCAGTGCGCGCGCTCGCCAATGATCTTCCCGACCTCGCCGACATCAAAGGGCAGGAGAGCGCGAAGCGAGCGTTGGAGATCGCGGCGGCGGGGGGGCACAATCTACTCATGAGCGGTCCGCCGGGCGCCGGCAAATCGATGCTGGCCGCAAGGCTCCCGTCGATTCTTCCCCCTCTCACGCCTCGAGAGCTGCTCGAAGTCTCGATGATCCATTCCATAGCGGGCCAGATCGCCGGGGGGGAGCTCACCGATCGGCGGCCGTTCCGGGCCCCTCATCATTCCGCCTCCATGGCCGCTCTGGTCGGCGGCGGGACCCACGCCAGGCCTGGCGAAATCTCGCTCGCCCACAATGGCGTGCTCTTCCTCGACGAACTGCCGGAGTTTCAGCCGCAGGTTCTCGACAGTCTGCGCCAGCCGCTCGAAACCGGCGAGGTCGCAGTGTCCCGCGCCAATCACCGCGCGGTCTATCCCGCGCGGTTCCAGCTCGTCGCGGCGATGAACCCTTGCCGTTGCGGCCATGCCCTCGAACCCGGCTTCGCCTGTCGCCGGCAGCCTAATGAACGCTGCGTCGCGCAATATCAGGCGCGGTTGTCGGGGCCGCTGCTCGATCGCTTCGATGTTCAAATCGAGGTGCCCGCCGTCACCGCTGCGGATCTTGTCCTGCCGCCGCCGGCGGAGGGGTCCCGCGAGGTTGCGGCGCGCGTCGCACGCGCCCGCGCATTGCAGCGGGAGCGTTACGAGGCGCTGGGCCTCCCGGGCGTCCTCGCCAACGCCGCCGCGCCAGCTTCGGTCATCGAGCGGGTAGCGCAGCTCGACGGCCCGGGGACGGCGCTCATTCGGGAAGCGTCCGATCGTTTTGCCCTGACAGCGCGCGGCTTCCACCGGGTTTTGAAACTCGCCCGCACCATTGCGGATCTCGATAGCGCCGAACGGATAGCGCGCGCGCATCTTGCCGAGGCGCTTTCCTATCGGGCTGGCCTCACTGCGGGGCGGGTTGCGGCATGAGCGCTACAGAGCTTGCAGTCTTGGTTGCGATCCTACTGCTTGCGGCGGCGATTTTCTTTGCTGTGCGAAGGGAAAAGCGCAGTGAGATCGAGGCCGAGCTCGAAAGGCTGCGCGACGAAATCTCGGAGCTGCGCGCCGCTGCGGCTGCGCGCGAAAAGGCTGAGGCCGCGAGTCTCGCCAAATCCCGCTTTCTCGCCACCGTCAGCCATGAAATTCGCACGCCTCTCAATGGGGTGATGGGCCTCGCGCAGCTTCTCGCGATGACGCGGCTTAACGCCGAGCAGGCGACCTACGTCGAGGCGATCGGCGATTCGAGCCGCGCGCTTGCTCAGATCATCGAGGACATTCTCGATTTCTCCAAGATCGAGGCAGGCAAATTCGACTTGCGCCATGAGACGTTCGCCCTGGCCCCCCTCATCGAAGGCGTCGTCGAATTGCTGGCGCCCCGCGCTTTCGCCAAGGGGCTTGAAATCGCAAGCCTTGTCGGCAAGGACGCGCCGCGCGTGATCGAGGGCGATCCGTCGCGGCTGCGGCAGGTCTTGGTCAATCTTGTCGGGAACGCGATCAACTTTGCCGAACGTGGGGGCGTCGGCGTGCGGGTCGCGCGTGACGGCGATTTATTGTGGTTCGAGGTGCGCGACACGGGGCCTGGCGTCCCGGAGGCGGCGCGCGAGGCGATATTCGAGGAGTTCGAGCAGGGCGACGCGTCGGCGACGCGGCGCCAGGGCGGCACGGGATTGGGGCTCGCCATCTCACGCCGCCTCATGAGCCTGATGGGGGGCGCGCTATCGCTCGCGCAGACATCGAGCGATGGATCGACCTTCGCCTTCACGCTGCCAATAAGTGTGGGCGCTCAGGAAGCGCCCCACAAGCCGCTTGCCGGTCTGCGGGTCCTGATCGTCGGCGATAGCCTTTTCGAAGCGCCTTTTCTTGCCGAGAACCTGAAATCGGCTGGCGGAGTCGCGGAGATCGCCGCAAATTCCCAGGCAGGGTTGGCGCTCGTCTCGCAGACAAGGCCCATGTTCGATGCGATTATCGTCGATTGCGCGCTTGGGTCCGAAAGCGTCGCGCAGCTTGCGGCGCACGCGCGCGAAGCGGGGATCGGGCGACGCTTTCTCCTCTTCTCGCCCTTGGAGCGGCGCACTTTCGGCGAAGCGGCGCTAGGCGATTTCGACGGCTGGCTGGTCAAGCCCGTGCGCAGCGCCTCTCTTGTCGCGAGGCTCTCGAGGGAGCGCGCCGACGCGCCAAAGCCTCCCGCGGCGGAGCCCGTTCGCGCGCTCGAAGGCGTAAGAGCGCTCATCGCCGAGGACAATGACATCAACGCCCTGATCCTCACGCGGCACCTCTGGATGCTTGGAGCGGAGGCGATGCGCGCGCGTCATGGCGTCGAAGCGGTCGCGCTTGCGGCGGCAGCCATCGACGGCGGAGCGGCTGGCGCTTATGACGTCATCATCATGGACCTCTTCATGCCCGATCTCGACGGGCGCGAGGCGACGCGGCAAATTCGCGAGGCCGAAGCCCGCGCGCGGACGCCTCGCACGCCGATCCTGGCCTTGACGGCGAGCGCGCAGGAAGAAGACGCCCGCGCGGCCCGCGCCGCCGGCGTCGACGCCTTTCTCACCAAACCGGTCGATTTCGCCGCGCTCGCCGCGACGATCGAAGAACTCCGGCTTGCGCCGCGCGATTTCGAGCGACGCTGGGGCTGATCGACCGAGACGAACTTTCGAAGCGCTCTCGCGACCTGCCCCTTTACGGCATGGCTCCGAAACGACCAGCGCGATAATCTGAGATGGCTTGCTGGATCTCCGCCTGCGAGTTCATCACGAAAGAGCCCTCCTGCACGACGGGCTCGTCGATGGGCTCGCCGCTGAGCAGCAGAAGTTTCGCATCCGCTTGCGCGGAGAAGATGACGTCGCCGCCCTCGCGCTCGAAGATGATTGTCTCTCCCGCGCGCACATGCGCCTGGCCATCGACGACGACCGGCCCATCGAGCGCGACGACGACAAGATTATGCCCCTCCGGCAAGGAAAAGGCCGAAGTCCCGCCTTCCTTGATGCGAACGTCCCAAACATTCATCGGCGTCGATGTGCGCGCCGGTCCCTTCGCGCCCTGCAGCTCGCCGGCGATGACGTATGCGACGCCGGCGCCGTTGCGCAGTTCGACGCGTGGGATATCGGCGGCGCGCAGGGGCTGATAATGCGGCGCCGTCATCTTCACGCCCGCCGGCAGATTGACCCACAGCTGAGCGACTTCGAGGCGGCCTCCTCTCTGGGTGAAGGCGTCGGAGTGATACTCTTCGT
This window encodes:
- a CDS encoding DUF2794 domain-containing protein; the protein is MAESETTEPSHSRPALVVVAGSGRSGQGDHAKGWENRAALQVSFDRRELNILFNLYGAKVAAGEWRDYALDFTPAKAVFSIFRRSSEAPLYRIEKNPELARKQGAYAVIAAGGLVMRRGHDLARVLRVLDKSLRIVGAE
- a CDS encoding Bax inhibitor-1/YccA family protein, giving the protein MSYYDRNSNFGYGRGVARSTTAEIDAGLRAYMLGVYNYMTLGLAVTGLVALGTFMLANPQFAGGKLVALSPFGQALYLSPLRWVVMLSPLAFVFFIGARAQAMSGATARNLFLAFSAVMGLSMSSILLVYTGVSVARVFFITAAAFGGLSIYGYMTKRDLSAFGSFLVMGVWGLVIAGLVNLFLQSSGLQFALSILSVLIFSGLTAWDTQNIKDMYYEGDGYEVAQKKSVFGALSLYLDFINMFQSLLYLFGQRND
- a CDS encoding lytic murein transglycosylase — encoded protein: MKNLPTSRAAAKLLAAALVFGALAAAAPAQAARCGNGAGGFESWKQAFAEEARGRVGASGVDALMDTHYNSATIGADRGQKSFHLSLEAFMTKRGASAIVARGRQLKRSQAALFSSIQSRYGVPPGPLLAIWGMETGFGAVHGNQHALSAVATLAYDCRRSEYFTDQLYAALELIDNGRLSPSARGSMHGEIGQTQFLPKNILQYGVGNLDNASAALTSTANFLHAHGWRAGAGYQPGEPNFAAIQAWNAASVYERAIAIMGRQIDGGDE
- a CDS encoding YifB family Mg chelatase-like AAA ATPase → MAVRLATVAFEGVEARPVDVQVQIAPGSVVFNVVGLGDKAVAESRERVRAALIASGLALPAKRITVNLAPADMPKEGSHYDLPIALGVMAAIGAIPPDALEGFVVLGELALDGTLTPVAGVLPAAVAANARGQGLICPKECGPEAAWASAEMEVLAPRSLIQLVNHVKGTQALARPEPAVRALANDLPDLADIKGQESAKRALEIAAAGGHNLLMSGPPGAGKSMLAARLPSILPPLTPRELLEVSMIHSIAGQIAGGELTDRRPFRAPHHSASMAALVGGGTHARPGEISLAHNGVLFLDELPEFQPQVLDSLRQPLETGEVAVSRANHRAVYPARFQLVAAMNPCRCGHALEPGFACRRQPNERCVAQYQARLSGPLLDRFDVQIEVPAVTAADLVLPPPAEGSREVAARVARARALQRERYEALGLPGVLANAAAPASVIERVAQLDGPGTALIREASDRFALTARGFHRVLKLARTIADLDSAERIARAHLAEALSYRAGLTAGRVAA
- a CDS encoding ATP-binding protein; translated protein: MSATELAVLVAILLLAAAIFFAVRREKRSEIEAELERLRDEISELRAAAAAREKAEAASLAKSRFLATVSHEIRTPLNGVMGLAQLLAMTRLNAEQATYVEAIGDSSRALAQIIEDILDFSKIEAGKFDLRHETFALAPLIEGVVELLAPRAFAKGLEIASLVGKDAPRVIEGDPSRLRQVLVNLVGNAINFAERGGVGVRVARDGDLLWFEVRDTGPGVPEAAREAIFEEFEQGDASATRRQGGTGLGLAISRRLMSLMGGALSLAQTSSDGSTFAFTLPISVGAQEAPHKPLAGLRVLIVGDSLFEAPFLAENLKSAGGVAEIAANSQAGLALVSQTRPMFDAIIVDCALGSESVAQLAAHAREAGIGRRFLLFSPLERRTFGEAALGDFDGWLVKPVRSASLVARLSRERADAPKPPAAEPVRALEGVRALIAEDNDINALILTRHLWMLGAEAMRARHGVEAVALAAAAIDGGAAGAYDVIIMDLFMPDLDGREATRQIREAEARARTPRTPILALTASAQEEDARAARAAGVDAFLTKPVDFAALAATIEELRLAPRDFERRWG
- a CDS encoding pirin family protein; translated protein: MRKIIGVFAAPEAVHWVGDGFPVRTLFSHHRHEAQVSPFLLLDYAEPEYFAPSDVRRGVGPHPHRGFETVTIVYEGEVAHRDSTGAGGLIGPGDVQWMTAGAGVLHEEYHSDAFTQRGGRLEVAQLWVNLPAGVKMTAPHYQPLRAADIPRVELRNGAGVAYVIAGELQGAKGPARTSTPMNVWDVRIKEGGTSAFSLPEGHNLVVVALDGPVVVDGQAHVRAGETIIFEREGGDVIFSAQADAKLLLLSGEPIDEPVVQEGSFVMNSQAEIQQAISDYRAGRFGAMP